One region of Coleofasciculaceae cyanobacterium genomic DNA includes:
- a CDS encoding PD-(D/E)XK nuclease family protein — MPDQDLIRLSQSHLNLLSICPPKFQQVYLELGSLPATDRQDNMQWGSRFHLLMQQRELTLPIEALLATDAELDNSLKALIRAAPELEPDPNIWREAEHCRTFSIGNFLFTVIYDLLIAKTEQAIILDWKTYRNPPRSKKLANDWQTRLYLYVLAETSEYEPEQLQMTYWFVKSGKPKSATFSYSQQQHQQNARELKDLVADLETWLRNYQQLQTNFPHKPDCQKNCPYHHFFTEEEAVNRHQELLKSIDEIEEVSI, encoded by the coding sequence ATGCCCGACCAAGATTTAATTCGTCTATCACAAAGCCATCTTAACCTTCTGAGTATTTGTCCTCCTAAATTTCAGCAGGTTTATTTAGAGCTTGGTTCTCTTCCTGCAACCGATCGACAAGATAATATGCAGTGGGGGAGTCGATTTCACTTGTTGATGCAGCAAAGAGAGTTAACTTTGCCGATCGAAGCTTTACTAGCCACAGATGCTGAGTTAGATAATTCCCTAAAAGCTTTAATTCGAGCTGCACCAGAATTAGAACCCGATCCCAACATTTGGCGCGAGGCAGAACATTGTCGTACTTTTAGTATAGGTAATTTTTTGTTCACGGTTATTTATGATTTACTGATTGCTAAAACCGAGCAAGCAATAATCTTAGACTGGAAAACTTATCGTAATCCTCCGCGATCGAAGAAACTAGCTAATGATTGGCAAACTCGTCTTTATCTTTATGTCTTAGCCGAAACTTCAGAATATGAACCCGAACAACTTCAAATGACTTACTGGTTTGTTAAATCTGGTAAGCCTAAAAGCGCAACTTTTAGCTATAGTCAACAACAACACCAGCAAAATGCACGAGAACTAAAAGATTTAGTAGCTGACTTAGAAACCTGGTTGCGAAACTATCAGCAGCTACAAACAAACTTTCCTCACAAACCTGACTGTCAAAAAAATTGCCCTTATCATCATTTTTTCACAGAAGAAGAAGCCGTAAACCGCCATCAAGAATTGCTTAAGTCGATTGATGAAATCGAAGAAGTATCAATCTAA
- a CDS encoding carbon dioxide-concentrating mechanism protein has protein sequence MSNLEHRRTPLGKVSPQFTQPPQPSYAIEHPFQDSALGLVSTKSFPAIVGTADMMLKSSEVTMVGYEKIGSGYCTAVVRGNIADVRLAVEEGAKTADKFGQLISKLVIARPMPNLEAIFPIGSHLIELTQKRRGYSRLSNRSIGLLETRGFPAMVGGADAMLKSADVQLASYEKIGDGLCTAIIRGSIANVAIAIEAGMQEAERIGELHAVMIIPRLLEDLEHTLPVASYWQDEQEPLPVLLPKEVKQKEKELIELPQADTKPMFVPLKKTMEIEEL, from the coding sequence ATGTCTAATTTAGAACATAGAAGGACACCATTAGGCAAAGTTAGTCCACAATTTACACAACCTCCACAACCAAGCTACGCTATCGAACATCCCTTTCAAGACAGCGCACTAGGTTTAGTATCGACCAAAAGCTTTCCGGCAATTGTTGGCACAGCCGACATGATGCTTAAGTCTTCAGAAGTCACGATGGTAGGTTACGAAAAAATTGGTAGTGGATACTGTACCGCCGTAGTTAGGGGCAATATTGCCGATGTTAGATTAGCTGTAGAAGAAGGAGCGAAAACCGCGGATAAGTTTGGTCAGTTAATCTCTAAATTAGTAATTGCGCGCCCGATGCCCAATTTAGAAGCAATTTTCCCCATTGGCAGCCATTTAATTGAACTAACTCAGAAAAGAAGAGGATATAGCCGTTTAAGCAATCGCTCGATTGGCTTGTTAGAAACTAGAGGCTTTCCGGCAATGGTAGGTGGCGCAGATGCGATGCTGAAATCTGCCGATGTACAGTTAGCTTCCTACGAAAAGATTGGTGATGGTTTATGTACGGCAATTATTCGGGGTTCGATCGCGAACGTAGCGATCGCGATCGAGGCAGGAATGCAGGAAGCTGAGCGCATTGGCGAACTACACGCGGTAATGATTATCCCCAGACTATTAGAAGATCTTGAACATACTCTACCTGTGGCGAGTTATTGGCAAGACGAACAAGAACCTTTACCTGTCTTGTTGCCGAAAGAAGTTAAACAAAAAGAAAAAGAACTGATCGAATTGCCTCAAGCTGATACCAAGCCTATGTTTGTACCTCTAAAAAAAACTATGGAAATCGAGGAGTTGTGA
- a CDS encoding DUF1350 family protein, producing MVVVADYMEWQEISGNWVYLPRQEMKGIVHFLGGAFVATAPQVSYRSILEQLSQAGYGIIATPFLNTFDHFAIAREVLNRFETVLARLQKTNKLNQGYLPIYGVGHSMGCKLHLLIGSLYEVERAGNILISFNNYPASQAVPFMAQFNITPVLNIEFAPSPGETEQLIAEHYSIRRNLLLRFSQDNLDQTINLNSVLQHRFPNMVTLRTLTGTHLTPLSQNVSWQTGEFFTPIDAIGQWFNQGMSRNLQALKRELIIWLNPMSAF from the coding sequence TTGGTAGTAGTTGCAGACTATATGGAATGGCAAGAGATTTCTGGTAATTGGGTTTATCTTCCTCGTCAAGAAATGAAGGGAATTGTTCATTTCTTGGGTGGAGCATTTGTGGCTACAGCACCTCAAGTATCCTATCGCTCTATTTTGGAGCAGTTGAGCCAGGCGGGTTACGGAATTATTGCCACTCCTTTTTTGAATACTTTCGATCATTTTGCGATCGCCCGCGAAGTTTTGAATCGCTTTGAAACAGTCTTGGCAAGACTGCAAAAAACTAATAAATTAAATCAGGGCTATTTACCTATTTATGGTGTGGGACATAGCATGGGGTGTAAACTACACCTTTTAATCGGCAGCCTCTATGAAGTTGAAAGAGCAGGCAATATTCTTATTTCATTTAACAACTATCCTGCCAGCCAAGCCGTTCCATTTATGGCGCAATTTAATATTACTCCCGTTTTAAATATTGAGTTTGCTCCTTCTCCAGGAGAAACAGAACAATTAATTGCCGAACACTACAGCATACGTCGCAATCTGCTGCTAAGGTTTAGTCAGGATAATCTAGACCAGACCATTAATTTGAATAGTGTTTTGCAACATAGGTTTCCTAATATGGTAACTCTACGCACCTTAACTGGAACTCACCTAACTCCTCTAAGCCAGAATGTTAGTTGGCAAACAGGAGAATTCTTCACTCCAATTGATGCGATCGGGCAATGGTTCAATCAGGGAATGTCTCGCAATTTACAAGCTTTAAAACGTGAACTAATTATCTGGTTAAATCCAATGTCAGCTTTTTAA
- the rfbF gene encoding glucose-1-phosphate cytidylyltransferase, with protein MKVAFLAGGLGTRISEETENKPKPMVEIGGQPILWHIMMHFHQYGFKDFAVALGYKGAVIKKFMVDYCALNSNLTVNLGTGGVKTHGAYQLDWNVDLIDTGLTTNTGGRIKRLAPYVGRETFMLTWGDGVSDVNLHDLLAFHRSHGKLATLTAVRPPARFGHLDLDGDKISEFSEKPQTKEGWINGAFFVLEPEIFDYIDGDDTQWEKEPLERLARDNQLMAYKHDGFWQCMDTLRDKRRLESLWASGNAPWKTWEKKTNENTGDWSQGVHRNTHGSDASRQRV; from the coding sequence ATGAAGGTAGCCTTTCTTGCTGGTGGCTTAGGAACTCGAATCTCAGAAGAAACAGAAAATAAACCTAAGCCCATGGTAGAAATTGGCGGACAACCAATTCTGTGGCACATTATGATGCACTTCCATCAGTACGGTTTCAAAGACTTTGCGGTGGCTTTGGGTTATAAAGGCGCAGTAATCAAAAAATTCATGGTAGATTACTGCGCTCTTAACAGTAATCTTACCGTAAATCTAGGTACTGGAGGTGTAAAAACTCATGGTGCTTATCAGCTAGATTGGAATGTAGATCTAATTGACACGGGATTAACGACTAACACTGGTGGAAGAATCAAACGTCTTGCACCTTACGTTGGTAGAGAAACATTTATGTTAACCTGGGGCGATGGAGTTTCTGACGTTAATCTACACGATCTATTAGCTTTTCACCGTTCTCATGGTAAGCTAGCTACTTTGACTGCTGTTCGACCTCCTGCACGTTTTGGCCATTTAGATTTAGACGGAGACAAAATATCTGAGTTCTCCGAAAAGCCTCAAACCAAAGAAGGTTGGATTAACGGTGCTTTCTTTGTTTTAGAGCCTGAGATCTTTGACTATATAGACGGTGACGATACTCAGTGGGAAAAAGAGCCCCTGGAAAGATTGGCTAGGGATAATCAGCTTATGGCGTATAAGCACGATGGCTTCTGGCAATGTATGGATACGTTGAGAGACAAACGCCGTTTAGAGTCTTTGTGGGCTAGCGGTAACGCACCTTGGAAAACTTGGGAGAAAAAAACAAATGAAAATACTGGTGACTGGTCACAAGGGGTACATCGGAACACTCATGGTTCCGATGCTTCTCGACAAAGGGTATGA
- a CDS encoding SDR family oxidoreductase has protein sequence MVPMLLDKGYDVVGLDTDLYAKSTFGAGIVEIPELKKDLRDVELEDLEGFEAILHLAGLSNDPLGNLNPQLTEEINYRASVKLAELAKQAGVSRFIFSSSCSNYGAGGEDWLDEQSNFNPVTPYGVSKVKVEQDVSQLADDNFSPTFLRNATAYGVSPRLRFDLVLNNLVAWAFTKGLVYIKSDGTPWRPIVHIEDISRAFIAVLEAPRELIHNEAFNVGRNEDNYRIRDLAEIVKETVPNCRIEYAADAGPDNRCYRVNCSKIAKVLPDFQPQWDARKGAAELYEVYRKVGLTLDEFEGSKYQRIAHIKYLIANNLLNGELRWQKEQLVAVE, from the coding sequence ATGGTTCCGATGCTTCTCGACAAAGGGTATGATGTTGTTGGTTTAGATACTGACCTGTATGCTAAAAGCACTTTTGGCGCAGGAATCGTTGAGATACCAGAGCTAAAAAAAGATCTCAGAGATGTAGAACTTGAAGATCTAGAAGGGTTTGAAGCCATTTTACATTTGGCTGGTCTTTCTAACGATCCTTTGGGTAATCTCAATCCTCAATTGACCGAAGAGATCAATTATCGGGCTTCGGTCAAGTTAGCTGAATTGGCAAAGCAAGCTGGAGTTAGCCGTTTTATCTTTTCCTCTTCTTGTAGCAACTATGGTGCAGGTGGTGAAGATTGGCTTGACGAACAGTCTAACTTCAATCCTGTTACTCCTTACGGAGTTTCCAAAGTAAAAGTAGAGCAGGATGTTAGTCAGTTAGCGGATGATAACTTCAGCCCGACATTTCTACGAAATGCCACTGCTTATGGGGTGTCGCCCAGATTGAGGTTTGATTTAGTATTAAATAATCTGGTTGCTTGGGCATTCACCAAGGGCTTAGTGTACATCAAAAGCGATGGTACTCCTTGGCGACCGATTGTTCATATTGAAGATATCTCTAGAGCTTTTATTGCTGTTTTAGAAGCACCAAGAGAACTAATTCATAATGAAGCTTTTAATGTTGGTCGCAATGAAGATAATTATCGAATTCGTGATTTAGCTGAAATTGTCAAGGAGACAGTGCCTAACTGCCGAATCGAGTACGCTGCAGATGCTGGTCCAGATAATCGCTGTTATCGGGTTAACTGTAGCAAAATAGCCAAAGTTCTGCCTGATTTTCAGCCTCAGTGGGATGCTCGTAAAGGAGCAGCAGAGTTATATGAAGTGTATCGCAAAGTCGGTCTAACTTTAGATGAATTTGAAGGCTCTAAATACCAAAGAATTGCTCATATTAAATACTTGATCGCCAATAACTTACTCAATGGCGAATTGCGTTGGCAAAAAGAGCAGCTAGTAGCTGTTGAATGA